Proteins encoded by one window of Veillonellales bacterium:
- a CDS encoding glycine cleavage system protein H, which yields MSKYVIPQELYYTEDHAWIKVEGNNVRIGISDFMQQLAGEITFIRVPRVGKTLAAGATLSSIQSGKWAGKLKVPMNGKVLESNSALTTNPKLLNDDCYGEGWICVMEPADLAGSLGTLLHGETAEKFFAEEEAKHAKPE from the coding sequence ATGTCAAAATATGTTATTCCTCAGGAACTTTATTATACGGAAGATCATGCCTGGATCAAAGTGGAAGGAAATAATGTTCGCATTGGCATCAGCGATTTTATGCAGCAGCTGGCGGGAGAAATCACCTTTATTCGTGTTCCCCGGGTGGGAAAAACATTGGCAGCCGGTGCTACTTTAAGCTCCATCCAGTCAGGAAAATGGGCCGGCAAACTGAAGGTTCCCATGAATGGAAAAGTTCTTGAATCGAATTCGGCTCTCACCACGAACCCCAAACTGTTGAATGACGACTGTTATGGCGAAGGCTGGATTTGCGTTATGGAACCGGCAGATCTGGCCGGCAGTCTGGGAACATTGCTGCATGGCGAAACAGCGGAAAAATTCTTTGCCGAAGAAGAAGCAAAGCACGCGAAACCGGAATAA
- a CDS encoding biotin/lipoate A/B protein ligase family protein — translation MMLYRLGVLPWQQTQAVYHALAEVGREGLIFCRPAQRYVCLGFHDDLKEEVNIDFCQQQAIPLIRRETGGGMVLLDQNQIFFQLILHRSNPLLKGRRDQFFQQFLAPAVAALRDFGLSAAIQPPADIVVNGRKISGNGAGDINGYAVYIGNILIGFDRDTMADVLQVPCEEFRKSARQSMEQYMTTLSEELGYQPDVAAVESRLLDHFKAWLPELESGVYFPELENMTEKIALRLTSREFLQLPGKRQRSRQVKIKENVYLRLHRYADDSGEGWAIIQIKNHRISHFETHNIACLQQAKIIPLAPYMQEIPWQEDAIEKALQQWEKDHCGKLPGLDHKLLMQWILTGI, via the coding sequence ATGATGCTGTATCGCCTGGGGGTGCTGCCCTGGCAGCAAACTCAGGCTGTCTATCATGCTTTGGCGGAAGTCGGCCGGGAGGGACTCATATTTTGCCGTCCGGCTCAGCGTTATGTGTGTCTTGGGTTTCATGACGATCTTAAAGAAGAAGTAAATATTGATTTTTGTCAGCAGCAAGCCATTCCCCTCATCCGCCGCGAGACGGGTGGGGGTATGGTGCTGCTGGATCAAAATCAAATTTTCTTCCAATTGATTTTACATAGAAGCAATCCGTTGCTGAAAGGCCGGCGAGATCAATTTTTTCAACAATTTTTGGCACCGGCAGTTGCGGCTTTGCGGGACTTTGGTCTCAGTGCCGCCATTCAGCCGCCGGCGGATATTGTAGTGAATGGCCGGAAAATTTCCGGCAACGGTGCCGGCGACATTAACGGCTATGCCGTCTATATCGGCAATATTTTAATCGGTTTTGACCGGGATACAATGGCCGATGTGCTGCAGGTGCCCTGCGAAGAGTTTCGCAAATCGGCCCGGCAGTCTATGGAGCAGTACATGACTACTTTAAGCGAAGAACTGGGCTATCAGCCGGATGTGGCTGCGGTCGAAAGCAGGCTGCTGGACCATTTTAAAGCCTGGCTGCCGGAACTGGAGTCAGGGGTGTATTTTCCGGAACTGGAAAATATGACAGAGAAGATTGCCCTGCGACTTACATCACGGGAGTTTTTGCAGCTGCCTGGCAAAAGGCAGCGGTCGAGACAAGTGAAAATTAAAGAAAACGTATATTTACGGCTGCACCGGTATGCGGACGACAGCGGCGAAGGGTGGGCAATTATACAGATAAAAAATCATCGGATCAGCCACTTCGAAACCCATAATATTGCCTGCTTGCAGCAGGCGAAAATCATACCTTTGGCACCGTATATGCAAGAAATTCCCTGGCAGGAAGATGCAATCGAAAAGGCATTGCAGCAGTGGGAAAAAGATCATTGCGGCAAATTGCCGGGGTTAGACCATAAATTATTAATGCAATGGATACTGACAGGTATCTAG
- a CDS encoding carboxymuconolactone decarboxylase family protein — translation MADPRKLLNDFQAGLGKLGKDTPEVAAAFVNITNACFIEGEIPAKYKELMALAIAAYARCEYCIAFHVFKSLEVGANRDEILEAATLAVAFGGSPTTAYCATLVEECLDAFEKK, via the coding sequence ATGGCAGATCCACGCAAATTATTGAATGACTTTCAGGCAGGTTTAGGAAAATTAGGCAAGGATACACCGGAAGTAGCCGCTGCATTTGTTAATATTACTAATGCTTGTTTTATTGAAGGGGAAATTCCGGCGAAATACAAAGAACTAATGGCATTGGCTATCGCTGCCTATGCCCGTTGTGAATATTGCATTGCTTTTCATGTTTTTAAATCCTTGGAAGTAGGGGCAAACCGGGATGAAATTCTGGAGGCGGCTACTCTGGCAGTAGCCTTCGGCGGTTCACCCACAACAGCATATTGTGCTACGTTAGTCGAAGAATGTTTGGATGCTTTTGAGAAGAAATGA
- the lipA gene encoding lipoyl synthase — protein sequence MEAVRPEWLKIKSPDAAKMQQIKMLMDRLDLHTVCESAQCPNVGECFGHQTATFMILGDVCTRNCRFCAVHHGIPGRPDPAEPDNLAEAVQTLGLKYIVITSVTRDDLPDGGAGHYAAVLQSVYHKVPDAAIEVLIPDLAGSEAALAVVVAARPSVLNHNVETVPALYSRVRPEADYQRSVDLFATVKKIDPKMITKSGMMLGLGESVGEVTKVMEDLNRAGCDILTLGQYLRPSAAHIPMERYVTPKEFEEYRRIGLKIGFKVVVANPLVRSSYYAREAYQQVLAGSRRQ from the coding sequence ATGGAAGCAGTAAGGCCTGAGTGGTTGAAGATTAAAAGTCCCGATGCGGCAAAAATGCAGCAAATTAAAATGCTGATGGATCGGCTGGATTTGCATACCGTATGCGAAAGCGCCCAGTGTCCCAATGTGGGAGAGTGCTTTGGGCATCAGACAGCCACCTTCATGATTCTGGGAGATGTCTGTACCCGCAATTGCCGGTTTTGCGCCGTTCATCATGGCATTCCCGGCCGGCCCGACCCGGCGGAGCCGGACAATCTGGCTGAAGCGGTTCAGACTCTTGGTTTAAAATACATTGTAATTACTTCAGTCACCCGGGATGATTTGCCCGATGGCGGAGCCGGCCATTATGCGGCGGTTCTGCAGTCGGTTTATCATAAAGTACCGGATGCTGCTATTGAAGTGTTGATACCGGATTTAGCCGGCAGCGAGGCTGCTTTGGCTGTTGTCGTGGCAGCGCGGCCCAGTGTGCTGAATCACAATGTGGAAACCGTACCCGCTTTGTACAGCCGGGTACGGCCTGAGGCGGATTACCAGCGTTCTGTCGACCTGTTTGCAACAGTTAAAAAGATTGATCCGAAGATGATTACCAAATCCGGCATGATGCTGGGATTAGGGGAAAGCGTTGGCGAAGTTACCAAAGTGATGGAAGATCTCAACCGTGCCGGCTGTGATATTTTAACTCTTGGACAATACTTACGGCCTTCCGCCGCTCATATTCCCATGGAACGTTATGTAACACCCAAGGAATTTGAGGAGTATCGCCGCATCGGTTTAAAAATCGGTTTTAAGGTTGTTGTTGCCAATCCGCTGGTACGAAGCTCGTATTACGCCCGTGAAGCATATCAACAGGTTTTGGCGGGTTCCCGCCGACAATAA